A region of Argentina anserina chromosome 5, drPotAnse1.1, whole genome shotgun sequence DNA encodes the following proteins:
- the LOC126795193 gene encoding E2F transcription factor-like E2FE isoform X2, producing MESAAPPPPQKENGSRHHAYSRKQKSLGLLCSNFIALYDREGVISVGLDDAATRLGVERRRIYDIVNVLESVGVLARKAKNQYSWRGFAAIPSTLQHLKEEGMRENFNAFHGHSQGIDDLKCSQGSDDEEGDESGLATGSQNDNLSVNPKSLSNSKNENRREKSLALLTQNFLKLFVCSTVESISLDEAAKLLLGDVHNASVMRTKVRRIYDIANVLSSMNLIEKTHTADTRKPAYKWLGFKGKDATSSASDESRKRAFGTDITNVSCKRGRVESSITGKLEAQKQKQHDNTVLRRESVVRTVDRNNLEDSKEGTKSYQFGPFAPVTIAKAGNFSMKKVDWDSLSSTYRPHYQNQALKELFSHYVEAWKSWYSEVVEKPIEA from the exons ATGGAGTCCGCCGCACCTCCGCCGCCGCAGAAGGAGAACGGTTCCAGGCACCACGCTTACAGCCGGAAGCAGAAGTCTCTGGGCCTCCTGTGCTCCAA TTTCATAGCGTTGTACGATCGCGAAGGCGTCATCTCCGTCGGCCTAGACGACGCCGCTACTAGATTAG GTGTGGAGAGGCGGCGGATCTACGATATCGTTAATGTTCTTGAGAGCGTTGgg GTTCTTGCGCGAAAGGCGAAGAATCAGTATTCATGGAGAGGATTTGCGGCAATCCCTAGTACCTTACAGCACCTCAAG GAGGAGGGTATGAGAGAGAATTTCAACGCTTTCCATGGCCATTCGCAGGGAATTGATGACCTAAAA TGTTCACAGGGTTCAGATGATGAGGAAGGTGATGAAAGTGGTCTGGCTACCGGGAGTCAGAATGATAATCTCAGTGTCAATCCCAAATCTTTATCAAACTCGAAAAATG AAAATAGAAGGGAAAAGTCTCTAGCCTTACTTACGCAGAATTTTTTGAAGCTCTTTGTCTGCTCCACT GTAGAATCTATCTCCCTTGATGAAGCTGCAAAGTTATTACTTGGGGATGTACACAATGCATCTGTAATGAGAA CTAAAGTAAGGCGGATTTATGATATTGCAAATGTTTTGTCCTCCATGAATCTGATTGAAAAG ACCCACACAGCTGATACAAGGAAGCCTGCATACAAATGGTTAGGATTTAAAGGAAAAGATGCCACGAGTTCAGCTTCAGATGAGTCTAGAAAGAGAGCCTTTGGAACTGATATCACAAACGTCAGTTGTAAAAGGGGTAGAGTAGAATCTTCTATTACTGGGAAATTGGAAGCTcagaaacaaaagcaacatgACAATACAGTACTGCGACGTGAGAGCGTAGTACGTACGGTTGATAGGAACAATTTAGAGGACTCAAAAGAAGGTACAAAGAGCTACCAGTTTGGTCCCTTTGCACCAGTTACTATTGCCAAGGCTGGGAATTTCAGCATGAAGAAAGTTGACTGGGACAGTTTGTCCTCTACTTACCGTCCCCACTATCAGAATCAAG CTTTGAAGGAGCTGTTCTCTCATTACGTGGAAGCATGGAAGTCATGGTACTCTGAAGTTGTTGAGAAGCCAATTGAAGCTTGA
- the LOC126795193 gene encoding E2F transcription factor-like E2FE isoform X1: MESAAPPPPQKENGSRHHAYSRKQKSLGLLCSNFIALYDREGVISVGLDDAATRLGVERRRIYDIVNVLESVGVLARKAKNQYSWRGFAAIPSTLQHLKEEGMRENFNAFHGHSQGIDDLKCSQGSDDEEGDESGLATGSQNDNLSVNPKSLSNSKNENRREKSLALLTQNFLKLFVCSTVESISLDEAAKLLLGDVHNASVMRTAKVRRIYDIANVLSSMNLIEKTHTADTRKPAYKWLGFKGKDATSSASDESRKRAFGTDITNVSCKRGRVESSITGKLEAQKQKQHDNTVLRRESVVRTVDRNNLEDSKEGTKSYQFGPFAPVTIAKAGNFSMKKVDWDSLSSTYRPHYQNQALKELFSHYVEAWKSWYSEVVEKPIEA; this comes from the exons ATGGAGTCCGCCGCACCTCCGCCGCCGCAGAAGGAGAACGGTTCCAGGCACCACGCTTACAGCCGGAAGCAGAAGTCTCTGGGCCTCCTGTGCTCCAA TTTCATAGCGTTGTACGATCGCGAAGGCGTCATCTCCGTCGGCCTAGACGACGCCGCTACTAGATTAG GTGTGGAGAGGCGGCGGATCTACGATATCGTTAATGTTCTTGAGAGCGTTGgg GTTCTTGCGCGAAAGGCGAAGAATCAGTATTCATGGAGAGGATTTGCGGCAATCCCTAGTACCTTACAGCACCTCAAG GAGGAGGGTATGAGAGAGAATTTCAACGCTTTCCATGGCCATTCGCAGGGAATTGATGACCTAAAA TGTTCACAGGGTTCAGATGATGAGGAAGGTGATGAAAGTGGTCTGGCTACCGGGAGTCAGAATGATAATCTCAGTGTCAATCCCAAATCTTTATCAAACTCGAAAAATG AAAATAGAAGGGAAAAGTCTCTAGCCTTACTTACGCAGAATTTTTTGAAGCTCTTTGTCTGCTCCACT GTAGAATCTATCTCCCTTGATGAAGCTGCAAAGTTATTACTTGGGGATGTACACAATGCATCTGTAATGAGAA CAGCTAAAGTAAGGCGGATTTATGATATTGCAAATGTTTTGTCCTCCATGAATCTGATTGAAAAG ACCCACACAGCTGATACAAGGAAGCCTGCATACAAATGGTTAGGATTTAAAGGAAAAGATGCCACGAGTTCAGCTTCAGATGAGTCTAGAAAGAGAGCCTTTGGAACTGATATCACAAACGTCAGTTGTAAAAGGGGTAGAGTAGAATCTTCTATTACTGGGAAATTGGAAGCTcagaaacaaaagcaacatgACAATACAGTACTGCGACGTGAGAGCGTAGTACGTACGGTTGATAGGAACAATTTAGAGGACTCAAAAGAAGGTACAAAGAGCTACCAGTTTGGTCCCTTTGCACCAGTTACTATTGCCAAGGCTGGGAATTTCAGCATGAAGAAAGTTGACTGGGACAGTTTGTCCTCTACTTACCGTCCCCACTATCAGAATCAAG CTTTGAAGGAGCTGTTCTCTCATTACGTGGAAGCATGGAAGTCATGGTACTCTGAAGTTGTTGAGAAGCCAATTGAAGCTTGA
- the LOC126795191 gene encoding uncharacterized protein LOC126795191 translates to MGSSDEKVVAVIMVGGPTKGTRFRPLSLNIPKPLFPLAGQPMVHHPISACKKISNLAQIFLIGFYEERELALYASSLSNELKVPVRYLREERPHGSAGGLYNFRDLIMEDSPSHIFLLNCDVCCSFPLPEMLEAHRKYGGMGTILVIKVSAESASQFGELVADPVTNELLHYTEKPETFVSDRINCGVYIFTPDIFNAIEGVSSQRKDRADLRRLSSFEALHSATRSASTHFVRLDQDILSPLAGKKQLYAYETMDFWEQIKTPGMSLKCSGLYLSQFRVTSPHLLVSGDGTKSANILGDVYIHPSAKVHPSAKIGPNVSISANARIGAGVRLISCIILDNVEIKENAVVIHAIVGWKSSIGKWSRVQASGDYNSKLGITILGEDVTVEDEIVIINSIVLPHKTLNLSVQEEIIL, encoded by the exons ATGGGGAGCTCAGATGAGAAAGTTGTTGCTGTGATCATGGTGGGCGGGCCCACTAAAG GCACTAGATTCCGGCCACTGTCATTGAATATTCCGAAGCCACTTTTTCCTTTAGCAGGACAACCAATGGTCCATCATCCAATTTCCGCTTGTAAAAAG ATTTCTAACCTGGCACAAATCTTTCTCATTGGTTTCTATGAGGAGCGTGAGTTAGCATTATATGCATCTTCACTCTCAAATGAGCTTAAGGTCCCCGTTAG ATATTTGAGGGAAGAAAGACCACATGGTTCAGCTGGTGGACTTTATAACTTCAGAGATCTGATCATGGAAGACAGCCCG TCTCACATATTCTTGCTGAACTGTGATGTTTGCTGCAGTTTTCCGCTTCCAGAAATGCTTG AGGCtcacagaaaatatggtgggATGGGAACGATCCTGGTCATCAAG GTTTCTGCCGAGTCAGCAAGTCAGTTTGGGGAACTTGTAGCTGATCCGGTCACCAATGAACTGCTCCATTACACAGAGAAGCCTGAGACTTTT GTCAGTGACAGGATTAATTGTGGTGTCTACATATTCACACCAGATATTTTTAATGCCATAGAGGGTGTTTCCTCTCAGCGGAAGGACAGAG CTGACTTAAGACGTCTGTCCAGTTTTGAAGCCCTGCATTCCGCAACAAG GAGTGCATCCACACACTTTGTAAGGTTGGATCAAGACATCCTATCCCCTCTGGCAGGAAAGAAGCAGTTGTATGCATATGAAACCATGGACTTTTGGGAACAGATTAAAACACCTGG AATGTCCTTGAAATGTTCTGGTTTATATCTTTCACAATTCCGAGTCACCAGCCCTCATCTGTTGGTGAGTGGGGATGGTACAAAGAGTGCCAATATTTTGGGTGATGTTTACATTCATCCGTCAGCAAAAGTACACCCCAGTGCTAAA ATTGGCCCCAATGTCTCTATATCTGCAAATGCTCGTATAGGAGCTGGTGTGAGGCTCATAAGTTGTATCATACTCGACAATGTTGAAATTAAG GAAAATGCAGTCGTTATTCATGCAATTGTTGGATGGAAATCTTCTATTGGAAAATGGTCTCGTGTCCAG GCTAGTGGGGATTACAATTCAAAGCTCGGGATCACAATCCTTG GTGAAGATGTGACAGTTGAAGATGAAATAGTGATTATCAACAGCATTGTCCTCCCCCACAAGACACTCAATCTCAGTGTTCAAGAGGAAATAATTCTGTGA